Proteins found in one Pyrus communis chromosome 15, drPyrComm1.1, whole genome shotgun sequence genomic segment:
- the LOC137717792 gene encoding beta carbonic anhydrase 5, chloroplastic-like yields the protein MLKAGREMVWPIPSKLARWMIPTLVCRDSFGCCSLVSGLTNSSLAQIPRKSSVPNKTNSAQVEGIPVQFPPSIKNNLVLRPEASNDSEDLAGEFTKFKVENVSKAKDGMDSFVAMKERFLSFKRHKFLKESEHFQTLAQVQAPKFMVIACADSRVCPSNILGFQPGEAFMVRNVANLVPPFEYGTSETNAALEFAVNTLQVENILVIGHSSCAGIQTLLRMQDDGDSSSFTQSWVNNAKIAKLRTKSIAQHLSFEQQCRHCEKESINRSLLNLRTYPWIENKAKKELICLHGGYYDFSSCTFEKWSLDINGSSSFVGGRYLIKDEALWR from the exons ATGCTGAAGGCGGGAAGAGAGATGGTGTGGCCAATCC CCTCAAAATTAGCTCGTTGGATGATTCCAACACTGGTTTGTAGAGACTCGTTTGGCTGCTGCTCACTCGTTTCTGGTTTAACCAATTCCTCTCTGGCTCAAATTCCCAGAAAATCATCTGTTCCAAACAAG ACAAATTCTGCACAAGTTGAAGGCATCCCCGTCCAATTTCCGCCTTCGATCAA AAACAACCTGGTTCTGAGGCCGGAGGCATCAAATGATTCCGAGGATCTCGCTggtgaatttacaaaatttaaagtAGAAAATGTATCGAAAGCTAAGGACGGGATGGACTCGTTTGTAGCGATGAAAGAGAGGTTTCTGAGTTTTAAAAGGCACAAATTTTT GAAAGAGTCAGAGCATTTCCAAACCCTAGCTCAAGTACAAGCACCCAAG TTCATGGTGATTGCTTGTGCAGACTCTAGGGTTTGTCCGTCTAATATCCTAGGGTTTCAACCAGGGGAAGCTTTCATGGTTAGAAAtgtagcaaaccttgtcccccCATTTGAG TATGGAACATCAGAAACTAATGCCGCCCTTGAGTTCGCAGTAAATACTCTTCAA GTTGAGAACATATTAGTCATTGGCCACAGTAGCTGTGCAGGAATTCAGACCCTATTGAGAATGCAAGATGACGGTGATTCGAG TAGCTTTACTCAAAGTTGGGTTAACAACGCGAAAATCGCCAAACTAAGAACAAAATCTATTGCACAGCACCTCAGCTTTGAACAACAGTGCAGGCACTGTGAGAAG GAATCGATCAATCGTTCATTGTTGAATCTTCGGACGTACCCGTGGATAGAAAACAAAGCAAAGAAAGAGTTGATCTGTCTACATGGAGGATATTACGATTTTTCGAGTTGTACATTTGAGAAATGGAGCCTTGATATAAATGGCAGCAGCAGCTTTGTAGGAGGCAGATACTTGATCAAAGACGAAGCACTTTGGCGCTGA
- the LOC137717157 gene encoding uncharacterized protein, protein MECDHPSTGKHNKLEDGEVVAANQLEGEVKLADLIWVKISGGSWWPAQVVDDNNVSNKNKPSKRSAEKVLVRLYGSYKYRHAPYLIILTELLNFQILKQNNGCYREILLKALEQVSSPKSDISKKQGSKSKENVAVDLSRRKSSHNHARENPQTDSSNLNAVAQRTEFSVRVSPRKRNVVIPQSKVEQKTQLALRVGNANGKASKQSGAEVVSKEVSARRLRVMQQLGLIAPSGSSFHNNGLI, encoded by the exons ATGGAATGCGATCATCCTTCGACTGGGAAACATAATAAACTGGAAGATGGAGAGGTTGTTGCTGCTAATCAATTGGAAGGGGAGGTCAAGTTGGCTGATCTCATATGGGTAAAGATCAGTGGAGGCTCATGGTGGCCAGCACAG GTTGTTGATGATAACAACGTGAGTAACAAGAACAAGCCAAGTAAAAGATCGGCAGAGAAGGTTCTTGTTCGGCTCTATGGAAGCTACAAGTA TAGACATGCCCCATACCTGATCATATTGACTGAATTGCTGAACTTTCAGATACTCAAGCAGAACAACGGTTGTTATAGGGAAATACTCCTAAAAGCTCTGGAGCAG GTTTCTAGCCCAAAATCCGACATATCAAAGAAGCAAGGATCCAAGTCTAAAG AAAATGTAGCAGTTGATCTTTCTAGGCGTAAGTCCAGTCATAATCACGCAAGGGAAAATCCACAAACAGATTCTTCAAACTTG AATGCTGTTGCTCAGAGAACGGAATTTTCT GTAAGGGTTTCTCCAAGAAAGCGGAATGTCGTTATACCACAAAGTAAGGTGGAGCAGAAGACTCAACTTGCACTAAGGGTTGGAAATGCAAATGGAAAAGCTTCCAAGCAAAGTGGGGCAGAAGTGGTATCCAAAGAAGTGAGTGCCCGGAGATTGAGAGTGATGCAACAGCTTGGCCTGATTGCGCCTTCGGGATCTTCATTCCACAACAATGGACTGATTTGA
- the LOC137717612 gene encoding uncharacterized protein gives MDPNRAEAERLLGIAEKLLQSRDLSSCRDFAILAQETEPLLDGSDQILAVVDVLLAADKRVNNHPDWYAVLQSDRRSDDFELVKKSYRRLALLLHPDKNKYAYAEHAFKLVADAWAVLSDPAKKQIYDNELGPFSRIDLGASNSNKLPVRRDSRGRNDAGVGNDGQQQPRSRLSTFWTTCPYCYVLYEYPRVYESCCLRCQNCKRGFEAVVVPNLPPMVQGQDAYYCCWGFFPMGFVGGSGAKGKSTAAATAAFPNWMPPVFTTPQSKTPVTTTTVPTSVPVVPNSGGVVDLSDGTPELRPNPTQKKRGRPKKY, from the coding sequence ATGGATCCAAACAGGGCGGAAGCCGAGCGATTGCTCGGAATCGCCGAGAAACTTCTACAGAGCCGGGATCTGAGCAGCTGCCGCGACTTCGCAATTCTAGCTCAGGAGACCGAGCCGCTGCTGGACGGCTCAGATCAGATCTTGGCCGTCGTCGATGTGCTCTTAGCCGCCGACAAACGCGTCAACAACCACCCTGACTGGTACGCTGTTCTCCAGTCCGATCGCCGATCCGACGACTTCGAACTCGTCAAGAAATCTTACAGACGGCTGGCGTTGCTCCTCCACCCGGACAAGAACAAGTACGCCTATGCGGAGCACGCGTTCAAGCTCGTCGCCGATGCATGGGCCGTTCTGTCCGATCCGGCCAAGAAGCAAATTTACGACAACGAGCTGGGGCCGTTCAGCCGGATCGATCTCGGCGCGTCGAATTCGAACAAATTGCCGGTGCGGCGGGACAGCCGGGGCCGAAACGACGCCGGTGTGGGAAACGACGGCCAGCAGCAGCCGAGGTCGAGATTGTCGACTTTCTGGACGACGTGCCCGTACTGTTACGTGCTGTACGAGTACCCTAGGGTTTATGAGAGTTGCTGTTTGAGGTGTCAGAATTGTAAGCGAGGGTTCGAGGCGGTGGTTGTTCCGAATTTGCCGCCAATGGTGCAGGGACAAGACGCTTACTACTGCTGTTGGGGGTTTTTCCCAATGGGATTTGTTGGCGGCAGCGGCGCGAAGGGTAAGTCCACCGCCGCAGCCACTGCCGCCTTTCCTAACTGGATGCCACCTGTCTTTACAACTCCGCAGAGTAAAACTCCGGTGACTACAACGACAGTGCCTACCTCGGTGCCCGTGGTGCCGAATTCGGGGGGAGTGGTGGATCTTTCGGATGGGACCCCGGAATTGAGGCCTAATCCGACTCAGAAGAAGAGAGGACGACCCAAGAAATACTGA
- the LOC137717340 gene encoding MADS-box protein AGL24-like, giving the protein MVKIRKEKIKIRRIDYLPARQVTFSKRRRGIFKKAEELSILCESEVAVIIFSQTGKLFDFSSSSTKDVIARYKSHIGEKSNQPMLDQLQLEKENTIRLSKELEDKTRKLRQLKGEDLHDLDLDELQKLEKLVEASHGRVMETKEKKIMSEIMALAKKGDELVEANNQLKQRMVMLSARGDIGPTAIKELENLNNGGEEGVTSESATNVTICSNSPLSLEDDCSDILSLKLG; this is encoded by the exons ATGGTGAAAATAAGGAAAGAGAAGATCAAGATCAGGAGGATCGACTACTTGCCGGCAAGGCAGGTGACCTTCTCAAAGAGGAGAAGAGGGATTTTCAAGAAAGCTGAAGAGCTGTCGATTCTGTGTGAATCTGAAGTTGCTGTTATCATCTTTTCTCAAACTGGCAAGCTCTTTGATTTCTCAAGCTCCAG TACCAAGGATGTGATTGCAAGATACAAATCACATATTGGGGAAAAATCGAATCAACCGATGCTTGATCAGCTGCAG ttggaaaaagaaaacacgATCAGGCTCAGTAAGGAACTTGAGGATAAGACCCGCAAGCTGAG GCAGTTGAAGGGTGAGGACCTTCATGACTTGGACCTGGATGAACTGCAGAAGTTAGAAAAATTGGTGGAAGCAAGCCATGGCCGTGTGATGGAAACTAAG GAAAAAAAGATTATGAGTGAGATTATGGCACTTGCGAAAAAG GGAGATGAGCTTGTAGAAGCTAACAACCAGCTAAAGCAGAGG ATGGTGATGTTATCTGCCCGAGGAGATATCGGACCGACGGCGATCAAGGAGTTGGAAAACCTGAATAATGGTGGAGAAGAAGGCGTGACATCTGAATCAGCTACAAATGTCACCATCTGCTCCAACAGTCCTCTTTCTCTTGAAGATGACTGCTCCGACATCTTGTCTCTCAAACTGGGGTGA